One part of the Nostoc sp. PCC 7120 = FACHB-418 genome encodes these proteins:
- a CDS encoding amino acid adenylation domain-containing protein, which produces MTLTSEIPYYQIIQQAQLTPDAIAVLDETNPLTYQQLDRLSNQVATYLRTQGVAPNTRVGIMAERGARMMIGILGILKAGGSYIPLDPGYPTDRLRYILEHATIQTLLTEHQVSQQLVACVQEALPLQTVMFLDEGEPLGEIQSLTQITAETWQSLSDDALELCNSPDDLMVILYTSGSTGRPKGVMLNHRGYMNRLTWMQNTFSLQPGDRVAQRTSFCFDISVWEIFWTLMSGATICPVQREVVLNPWEFARWIQETQINVMHFVPSLFGEFISALENETWSFPQLRWLMFSGEALPMSFIQRWIDRHGLKTGLANLYGPTEASIDVTCHLITERPDERLTTQIPIGKAIDNVYVKVLDGGMQPVQPGNMGELWLGGVQLALGYLKDPEKTAQAFCPNPFTDIPGDYIYRTGDLVKELPDGTIEYHGRIDHQVKIRGFRIELGEIESVLTTHPDVREAAALAVDYGEGQKRLVACISGNKIKNRFLKEYLEQKLPHYMIPQRFLWLDSLPKNHNGKLDRKALVTQLTSDSPDSSPSLLPLLPLGPAQRWLVKYFEPPYQWLGYTRFLYHQSLNVDIFNQAVNHLVHRHAAFRTIFVQNQGQWQQHILNQTQSFVAEYWDGSQVSQEERNLKIEQYMEAVAKKIQIDSWPMTAAIVVKVSSNCYDITMIAHHMITDMLSATILFKELWSAYHQLLLGVAPTFPQAKSESYEHFVQLLVNEDNKGTFEHHLKYWQSQFPDAKSGFEIPIDHVKGVNIEASAEKECFRLSQQQTELLLNQGKSYYGSNVYLILLAPLYRLMANWSHRPGVVISHRSHGRDLGQGSTFMESMGNYAINFPVGITLGSSAIWQEIIQEISDRFQSLPMNGVTYDWIGDRLPEYLYPDSNLTPIRVNYLGNRSVPPSNLFEFIQTVRDCRLSLPDQKRTTLIEFFFLIVDGHLEITIEYSRNFHLATTIQSLGKQYLLLLEDLLTPVSIQSTTDAPTFLPLR; this is translated from the coding sequence ATGACCTTAACTTCAGAAATACCCTATTATCAGATTATTCAGCAAGCGCAATTAACCCCTGATGCGATCGCTGTTCTTGATGAAACCAATCCTCTGACTTATCAACAGTTAGATCGTCTCTCGAATCAAGTGGCTACTTATTTACGCACTCAAGGAGTAGCCCCCAATACCAGAGTCGGGATTATGGCTGAACGGGGAGCCAGAATGATGATTGGTATTTTAGGTATTCTCAAAGCTGGCGGGAGTTATATCCCCCTCGATCCTGGTTATCCCACTGACAGACTGCGTTACATCCTAGAACACGCCACTATCCAGACTCTACTTACAGAACATCAAGTTAGTCAACAATTAGTGGCTTGTGTTCAGGAAGCGTTACCTTTACAAACGGTGATGTTTTTAGATGAGGGTGAACCTTTAGGAGAAATTCAATCATTAACTCAAATCACTGCTGAAACCTGGCAAAGTTTAAGTGATGATGCTTTAGAACTTTGTAACAGTCCCGACGATTTAATGGTGATTCTCTACACCTCTGGCTCCACAGGTCGTCCCAAAGGGGTAATGCTGAATCATCGAGGTTACATGAATCGTCTGACATGGATGCAGAATACTTTTTCATTACAACCAGGCGATCGCGTAGCGCAAAGAACCTCTTTTTGTTTTGATATCTCGGTTTGGGAAATTTTCTGGACATTAATGTCAGGCGCGACTATTTGCCCTGTGCAACGGGAAGTAGTTCTCAATCCTTGGGAATTCGCTCGATGGATTCAAGAAACTCAAATTAATGTCATGCACTTTGTTCCTTCCCTGTTTGGGGAGTTTATTAGTGCTTTAGAAAATGAAACTTGGAGTTTTCCCCAATTACGTTGGTTGATGTTTAGTGGGGAAGCATTACCCATGTCCTTTATTCAGAGGTGGATTGACCGTCATGGACTCAAAACCGGACTAGCCAATCTTTATGGCCCTACAGAAGCTTCCATTGACGTTACTTGTCACTTGATTACGGAACGTCCTGATGAACGGCTGACGACGCAAATTCCCATTGGTAAAGCTATCGATAATGTTTATGTAAAAGTTCTGGACGGGGGGATGCAGCCTGTACAACCTGGAAATATGGGAGAACTGTGGCTTGGTGGAGTCCAATTGGCATTAGGCTATCTCAAAGATCCAGAGAAAACTGCTCAGGCTTTTTGTCCTAACCCCTTTACTGATATTCCTGGTGATTATATTTATCGGACAGGAGATTTGGTCAAAGAATTGCCAGATGGAACCATTGAGTATCATGGACGCATAGATCATCAAGTGAAAATTCGCGGTTTCCGCATTGAATTGGGAGAAATCGAAAGTGTGTTAACCACTCATCCCGATGTCCGTGAAGCCGCAGCTCTGGCCGTTGATTATGGGGAAGGGCAAAAGCGATTAGTTGCTTGTATATCGGGAAATAAAATCAAAAATCGTTTCCTCAAGGAATATCTAGAACAGAAGCTTCCTCATTACATGATTCCCCAAAGATTTCTCTGGTTGGATAGTTTACCCAAAAATCATAATGGGAAATTAGACCGCAAAGCATTAGTGACTCAATTAACCTCTGATTCCCCTGATTCCTCTCCTTCTTTACTACCTTTATTACCTCTAGGCCCAGCTCAACGTTGGTTAGTCAAATATTTTGAACCTCCTTATCAGTGGTTGGGTTATACCCGTTTTCTCTATCATCAATCCCTCAATGTAGATATCTTCAATCAAGCGGTTAATCACCTTGTTCATCGTCATGCCGCTTTCCGCACGATTTTTGTACAGAATCAGGGACAATGGCAACAACATATTCTCAATCAAACACAATCCTTTGTTGCTGAATATTGGGATGGTAGTCAGGTAAGTCAAGAAGAACGGAATCTGAAAATTGAGCAATACATGGAAGCAGTAGCCAAAAAAATTCAGATTGACAGTTGGCCGATGACGGCCGCGATCGTCGTAAAGGTGAGTTCTAATTGTTACGATATTACGATGATTGCTCACCATATGATTACTGATATGTTGAGCGCGACAATTTTATTTAAAGAACTTTGGAGTGCTTATCATCAACTTTTATTGGGTGTTGCTCCCACATTTCCACAGGCTAAATCCGAATCCTATGAACATTTTGTTCAATTATTAGTGAATGAGGATAACAAAGGAACCTTTGAGCATCATCTCAAATATTGGCAATCTCAATTCCCTGATGCTAAAAGCGGATTTGAGATTCCTATCGACCATGTGAAAGGGGTCAATATAGAAGCCTCGGCGGAAAAAGAATGTTTTCGCCTTAGTCAACAACAGACAGAACTTTTATTGAATCAAGGAAAATCTTATTATGGTTCTAATGTCTACTTGATCCTACTCGCGCCGTTATATCGTTTAATGGCTAATTGGAGTCATCGCCCAGGGGTGGTAATTAGTCATCGGAGTCACGGCAGAGATTTAGGACAAGGAAGTACTTTCATGGAAAGTATGGGGAATTATGCAATTAATTTCCCTGTAGGTATAACCTTGGGTTCATCTGCGATTTGGCAAGAAATTATTCAAGAGATTAGCGATCGCTTTCAAAGTTTACCCATGAATGGTGTAACCTATGATTGGATTGGCGATCGCTTACCTGAATACCTCTACCCTGACAGCAATCTAACTCCTATACGGGTTAATTATTTAGGGAATCGTTCTGTTCCTCCGTCTAACCTGTTTGAGTTTATACAAACTGTCCGAGACTGTCGTTTGTCACTCCCCGATCAAAAACGTACCACACTCATTGAATTTTTCTTTTTGATAGTTGATGGTCATTTAGAGATCACAATTGAATATTCTCGTAATTTTCATCTGGCTACAACAATTCAATCCTTAGGAAAACAATATCTCCTATTGCTTGAGGATCTTTTGACTCCTGTCTCTATCCAAAGCACTACTGACGCTCCTACGTTCCTACCTCTACGCTAG
- a CDS encoding type I polyketide synthase has protein sequence MQTQDLTPLQKAIIALKEARTKIESLERTQNEPIAIVGMGCRFPGDANNPEKFWELLRQGKDGITTVPPQRWDIDAYYDDDPDVPNKMYARYGGFINNVDQFDPQFFGITPREAIALDPQQRLLLEVSWEALENAGIAPQKLTGTQTGVFVGIGIDDYAKRQIKHHIPIDAYTGSGNAFCFAAGRLSYLLGLQGPSLAIDTACSTSLVTIHLACQSLRNGECNLALAGGVSLMLSPEVTLYLSKTRALSPDGRCKTFDRDANGYVRGEGCGMVVLKRLSSAVADGDHILAVIRGSAVNQDGASSGLTVPNGTAQQAVIRQALANAKVTPAQISYLEAHGTGTALGDPIEVRAIDGVFGKGRSPNHPLILGSVKTNIGHLEIAAGMASLLKVILSLQHQEIPPHLNFQELNPDLAASAKSLKIPTSIIPWQPTEQPRMAGISSFGLSGTNAHIIIEEPPQLTVTPAEVDRPLHVLMLSAKSEAALHTLATDWEHLLRNHPETNFADLAFSANTGRGSFNHRLAIIAQSTAQARQNLAAFNQKQPSLNVFSQEVEKGRQPKIAFLFTGQGSQYVGMGRQLYETQPTFRQALDECDRLLQPYLKESLLSVLYPQTPTANPLINQTAYTQTALFAIEYALCKLWQSWGIQPQGVLGHSVGEYVAACIAGVYTLQEGIELIAQRGQLMQALPQTGTMAAVFAPVETVARAIAPYANEVTIATINSPENVVISGVKAAIALVQADLTAQGIDVRPLQVSHAFHSPMMEPMLGEFKQVAAKINYQTPGIDWISSVTGAEITHSIDAEYWCQQIRDCVQFAPAMETLAQQGYDVLIEIGPHPVLTRLGKQTLSDPQILWLPSLHREQNNWQSLLQSVATLSVHGVRLDWSGFEQDYIRRRLTIPTYPFQRQRYWLAEAESTQPEVIPVAAISPETSTIVAATETLESQILSLVAKITGMNPQQLSLDATLEGGLGLDSIMMTQLMNGIIKFIPPGQRESFHQVFSLRDLMQISNLGELLKVLEPWQTVDLPATTAVDVVPSADIPAIDQTSDVVDILHSQLPLLVSYWSLNSNSLFTKVQIEGDFNLEIAQQSWQALIDRHPMLRARFHIPQGATSFADYQLQVLKNPTPPAIPLKDIRHLASEEQTQAIAQEVNYWLNYRWSLTQWPLHGFSVLQLSDSVYQLFLGNEHLIADGLSNHVIIREFLEIYRALIDQDTPDLPPAVSVADYQAQVRAMNAWQDVEEDRALAAYNNSQRHTAYLWNPQQKIRQQTPLFDNQKYILSAETTAKLITKTREWRVPMNTLLLGAFIQTVAKLDTTSEKIGIQIPTSGRVYPGVDASGVISSFAQNLALSFTPPQAQQDWQTFLTEIQQTVQQHIGSGLDRAQTRQMGVIFRDSFVLENGRIPDHSLSLIQGALKSNLYLPYTGQTHIHPNYGSLSVTEYQAGGMNASGTIDILQEIFDSRLHLFASYDGNTFDVKVIDSLMKSYLAHIEELATLPIEEQVSSALVSPIFINKDIGKNLRQVTSEICHWAIAESEMSDDLEADLGLDSLELIRLVTRLESVYGKNYRQALLNCRTLQEMVVVLSAESLAISA, from the coding sequence ATGCAAACTCAAGACTTAACACCTTTACAAAAAGCTATTATTGCCCTTAAAGAAGCCCGTACAAAGATTGAAAGCTTAGAACGGACACAAAACGAACCAATTGCCATTGTGGGTATGGGTTGTCGTTTTCCTGGGGATGCCAACAACCCAGAAAAATTTTGGGAGTTATTACGTCAAGGAAAAGATGGCATTACCACAGTACCACCCCAACGCTGGGATATTGATGCCTATTACGATGATGATCCTGATGTCCCCAATAAAATGTATGCCCGTTATGGGGGCTTTATTAACAACGTTGATCAGTTTGATCCGCAGTTTTTTGGCATTACCCCTAGAGAAGCGATCGCCCTTGACCCCCAACAACGGCTATTGTTAGAAGTAAGTTGGGAAGCCTTGGAAAATGCGGGAATTGCCCCACAAAAGCTTACAGGTACGCAAACAGGCGTGTTTGTTGGTATTGGTATAGATGATTATGCTAAACGGCAAATTAAACATCACATTCCCATTGATGCCTATACGGGATCGGGCAATGCTTTTTGTTTTGCGGCGGGACGTTTATCCTATCTTTTGGGATTGCAAGGGCCAAGTTTAGCCATTGATACAGCTTGTTCTACCTCTTTAGTCACCATTCATTTAGCTTGTCAGAGTTTACGCAATGGTGAGTGTAACTTGGCTTTAGCTGGGGGCGTGAGTTTAATGCTGTCCCCCGAAGTTACCCTGTATTTATCTAAAACCCGCGCCCTTTCTCCTGATGGTCGTTGTAAAACCTTTGACCGAGATGCTAATGGCTATGTGCGGGGTGAAGGTTGTGGGATGGTAGTTCTCAAACGCCTCAGTAGTGCCGTTGCTGACGGAGATCATATTTTAGCTGTAATTCGTGGCTCCGCAGTTAATCAAGATGGTGCTAGTAGTGGGTTGACAGTTCCCAATGGGACGGCGCAACAAGCAGTGATTCGTCAAGCTTTGGCTAATGCCAAGGTGACACCGGCACAAATTAGCTATCTGGAAGCCCACGGGACGGGAACTGCTTTGGGCGATCCGATTGAAGTGCGGGCTATTGATGGGGTTTTTGGTAAAGGACGTTCCCCAAATCATCCCCTGATTCTCGGTTCGGTGAAAACCAATATTGGTCACTTAGAAATTGCTGCCGGTATGGCAAGTTTGTTGAAAGTGATCTTATCCTTGCAACATCAAGAAATTCCTCCCCATCTTAATTTTCAGGAACTCAACCCCGATTTAGCTGCTTCGGCCAAGTCTTTAAAGATTCCTACCAGCATTATTCCTTGGCAACCTACAGAACAACCGAGAATGGCAGGAATTAGTTCATTTGGCTTAAGTGGAACTAATGCTCATATCATTATTGAAGAACCGCCCCAGTTAACGGTTACTCCGGCGGAAGTCGATCGCCCGCTTCATGTTTTAATGTTATCGGCAAAAAGTGAAGCTGCTTTACACACCTTAGCTACTGATTGGGAACATCTTTTACGCAACCATCCCGAAACGAATTTTGCCGATTTGGCATTTAGTGCCAATACCGGAAGGGGAAGCTTTAATCATCGCTTGGCAATTATCGCCCAATCAACCGCACAAGCAAGGCAAAATTTAGCCGCTTTTAATCAAAAACAACCATCCTTGAACGTTTTCAGTCAAGAAGTAGAAAAAGGACGACAACCGAAAATAGCCTTTTTATTCACCGGACAAGGATCTCAATATGTGGGTATGGGCAGACAACTCTATGAAACCCAACCTACATTCCGTCAAGCTTTAGACGAATGCGATCGCCTATTACAACCTTACTTAAAAGAATCCCTATTAAGTGTTTTATATCCCCAAACTCCCACAGCCAACCCCCTAATCAACCAAACTGCTTATACCCAAACTGCCTTATTTGCTATTGAATATGCTTTGTGTAAACTATGGCAATCATGGGGCATTCAACCCCAGGGAGTCTTGGGTCATAGTGTAGGCGAATATGTAGCGGCTTGTATCGCTGGTGTATATACTCTCCAAGAAGGCATAGAATTAATCGCCCAACGGGGACAACTAATGCAGGCCTTACCCCAAACAGGGACAATGGCGGCTGTATTTGCTCCGGTGGAAACCGTGGCGAGGGCGATCGCTCCTTACGCTAACGAAGTGACGATTGCTACTATTAATAGCCCGGAAAATGTGGTGATTTCTGGGGTGAAAGCAGCCATAGCTTTGGTGCAAGCTGATTTAACCGCCCAGGGAATTGATGTCCGTCCTCTGCAAGTCTCCCACGCCTTCCATTCTCCCATGATGGAACCGATGTTAGGGGAATTTAAACAAGTAGCAGCGAAGATTAATTACCAAACTCCTGGCATTGATTGGATTTCTAGCGTGACAGGGGCAGAAATTACCCACAGTATTGATGCAGAATATTGGTGTCAGCAAATACGTGATTGTGTGCAGTTTGCACCCGCGATGGAGACATTAGCCCAACAAGGTTACGATGTGTTGATCGAAATCGGCCCCCATCCTGTTTTAACCAGATTGGGAAAACAAACTTTATCCGATCCCCAAATCCTCTGGCTACCATCTCTGCATCGAGAACAAAACAATTGGCAATCTTTATTACAGAGTGTTGCCACCTTATCAGTTCATGGGGTAAGGCTTGACTGGTCTGGGTTTGAGCAAGATTATATTCGTCGTCGTCTGACTATACCTACCTATCCTTTCCAAAGACAACGGTATTGGTTAGCCGAAGCAGAATCTACTCAACCGGAAGTTATTCCTGTTGCTGCCATTTCCCCGGAAACATCAACAATTGTTGCAGCCACAGAAACCTTAGAAAGCCAGATTCTCTCCTTAGTGGCGAAGATTACCGGGATGAATCCTCAACAACTCAGTCTGGATGCCACTTTAGAGGGGGGTTTGGGCTTAGACTCGATTATGATGACCCAATTAATGAATGGGATTATCAAATTCATTCCCCCAGGACAAAGGGAAAGTTTCCATCAGGTCTTTTCTCTGCGGGATTTAATGCAAATATCAAATTTAGGGGAACTGTTAAAGGTTCTAGAACCTTGGCAAACTGTTGATTTACCAGCAACCACAGCAGTTGATGTAGTCCCATCTGCTGATATTCCCGCAATAGATCAGACAAGTGATGTTGTAGACATTCTCCATAGTCAATTACCTCTATTAGTAAGTTACTGGAGTCTCAATTCCAATAGTTTGTTTACCAAGGTACAAATTGAAGGTGACTTTAACCTGGAGATTGCTCAACAAAGTTGGCAAGCATTGATAGATAGACATCCCATGTTAAGGGCGCGGTTCCACATCCCCCAAGGGGCAACAAGCTTTGCAGACTATCAATTGCAAGTGTTGAAAAATCCCACCCCTCCGGCTATTCCCCTCAAGGATATCAGACATCTTGCTTCTGAGGAACAAACACAAGCGATCGCTCAAGAAGTCAACTATTGGTTAAATTATCGCTGGTCATTAACCCAATGGCCACTACATGGATTTTCAGTGTTACAACTATCTGATTCCGTCTATCAACTGTTCTTGGGAAATGAACATTTGATTGCTGATGGTTTGAGTAATCATGTAATTATCCGAGAATTTCTGGAAATCTATCGCGCTCTTATTGATCAAGATACCCCTGACCTTCCCCCGGCTGTATCAGTCGCTGATTATCAAGCGCAGGTGCGAGCAATGAACGCTTGGCAAGATGTTGAGGAAGACCGAGCTTTAGCAGCATACAACAACTCTCAACGTCATACTGCTTACCTGTGGAATCCCCAGCAAAAGATTCGTCAGCAAACTCCTTTATTTGATAATCAAAAATATATCCTGTCTGCGGAAACCACTGCCAAGTTAATCACCAAAACCCGTGAATGGCGAGTACCTATGAATACCCTCCTCTTAGGGGCATTTATTCAAACTGTGGCCAAACTGGATACCACCTCAGAAAAAATTGGCATACAAATCCCTACCAGTGGTCGGGTGTATCCGGGAGTGGATGCGTCAGGCGTAATTAGTAGTTTTGCTCAAAATTTAGCCCTGAGTTTTACCCCACCCCAAGCACAACAAGATTGGCAAACATTTCTCACCGAAATTCAGCAAACGGTTCAACAACACATTGGTAGTGGTTTAGACCGGGCGCAAACCAGACAAATGGGAGTTATTTTCCGGGATAGTTTTGTTTTAGAAAATGGCAGGATTCCAGACCACAGCCTTTCTTTAATCCAAGGAGCTTTAAAATCTAACTTGTATCTTCCTTATACAGGTCAAACCCACATTCATCCTAATTATGGGTCTTTATCTGTGACTGAGTATCAAGCAGGAGGAATGAATGCTTCCGGAACGATTGATATTTTACAAGAAATTTTTGATAGTCGTCTGCACTTGTTTGCTAGCTACGATGGCAACACCTTTGATGTGAAGGTGATTGATAGTTTGATGAAATCCTATCTAGCACACATTGAAGAATTAGCTACATTACCAATTGAAGAACAAGTTTCCTCAGCGTTGGTCTCTCCTATCTTTATCAATAAAGATATTGGGAAAAACTTACGCCAAGTTACTTCCGAAATTTGCCACTGGGCGATCGCAGAATCAGAAATGAGTGATGATTTAGAAGCGGATTTAGGACTCGATTCTCTAGAGCTAATTCGTTTGGTAACTCGTTTAGAAAGCGTGTATGGCAAAAATTATCGTCAAGCCCTCCTGAATTGCCGCACTTTACAGGAAATGGTGGTTGTTTTGAGTGCTGAATCCCTAGCCATCAGCGCGTAG